A segment of the Aureimonas sp. SA4125 genome:
ACGCCGTCGACCTGCCGGGTCATGCCGCGATCACACGGGTTGCGGCCGCGGACTTGCAGCCGGACAGCGATCTCGGACATCGTCTGGTGACGCGTGGCGTCGGCCCACTTGCCCCGGACGAAATCGATCTGGCCCTGCGGCGCGGACTGCACAGGGCCGAACGGCTCGTCGGCGCCGGCCTGATCGAGGCCGCCGCGCTTCACCTTGCCGGCCAGACGCTCGTCACCGGCCGCCACGCGATCATCGCCGCTTGAGGGAGAACAGACATGCCGGACATCCTGATGCGCAAGCGCATCCTCGTCGTCGAGGAGATCTTTCACGAAGGCGGCCCGCCAGCCGACAGGCCGCTGCGTCGCGGCGCCGTGCTCGCGGTCCTGCATAATCCCTATGCCGGGCGCTATGTCGAAGATCTCATGCCGTTTATGGACGACCTGAAGCCCTTCGGCCTGGAGATGGCGAGAACGCTGCTCGCCGCCCTTGGCAACGATCCGGCGGCGATCGAAGGTTATGGCAAGGGCGCCATTGTCGGGGCAGGCGGCGAATTGGAGCACGGCGCGCTCTGGCATGCGCCGGGCGGCTACGCCATGCGCGAACTCCTCGGCGCGGCCCGCGCCATCGTGCCCTCGGCCAAGAAGGTCGGCGGCCCCAGCACGCGGCTCGACGTGCCGATCACCCACATCAATGCCTCCTACGTGCGAAGCCATTTCGACTCGATGGAAGTCGGCCTCTGCGACGGGCCGCGCGCCGACGAGATGGTCCTCGTCCTTGTCATGACGACGGGCGCGCGCATCCATGCCCGCACCGGCGGGCTGAAGGCATCGGAGATCAAAGGCGAGGACGGACTGCGATGAAGGCCACTATCCGCAAGATCGTGACGATCACCGAGGAAGTTGCGACCGAGATGGGCCGGCCCGTCGATCCGCCGACGCGGCGTGCCGCCGCCATAGCGGTCATCGCCAACCCCTTTGCATCCACCTATGCCGAGGACCTCACGCCGCTGATCGAGATCGGCGAGGAGCTCGGCGCCCTCCTGACGGCCCGCGCCGTCGCGGCGCTCGGCATCGACGGCTCGCGCGTCCAGAGCTACGGCAAGGCCGCGGCCGTCGGCGAGAACGGCGAGCTCGAACATGCCGCCGCCATCCTGCATCCGAAGATGGGGGCGCCGGTGCGCGCCGCGCTCGGCGGCGGCGCCGCGCTGGTGCCTTCGTCGAAGAAGCGCTGCGGCGTCGGCGGCACGCTCGACGTGCCGCTCGGCCACAAGGATGCGGCCTATGTGCGCAGCCATTTCGACGGCATGGAGATCAGGATCGCCGATGCGCCGCGCGCGGACGAGATCATGGTCGCCATCGTCGTCACCGACAGCGGCCGCCCGTTACCGCGCGTCGGCGGGCTGAAGCATGACGAGATCAAGGGCGAGGACGGGTTGCGCTGAGGTGTCGGTTGGGTTGGCGAGAGGCACCGGCGCCAAGTTTGATAGGCGCCCTCGGTTTTACCCCGCCACGACACTCGGCAGTTTCTCCGCCGGCGGGGTGTTGCGGCTGCGGGAGGAGCGCACGATACCGTCGATGACGGTCATGCCGATGCCCGGCAGATCGCCGAGTTCGATCGAATGCAGGAAATCGCGCCCGGCCGAATGCTGCGCCTTGTCCATGAAGACGAAGTCGGCGGCGCGGCCGACCTCGATCAGCCCGCTGTCGAGGGCGCGGATGCGGGCGGTGTTGCCGGTAGCGAAGCAGAAGGCGGTTTCGGCCTTGACGTCGCCGAGGGAGGACAGCATCGAGATCATCCGGATGATGCCGAGCGGCTGCACGCCCGAGCCGGCGGGTCCGTCGGTGCCGAGCATCACGCGGTTGAGCTCGCCCATCTCGCTGGCGATCCGCAGCGTATAGAGCGCGGCGCGTTCGTTGCCGTTGTGGACGAGTTCGAGGCCGCGCTTGCAGCCTTCGCAGATGCAGCGGATCTCCTTGTCCGGCAGTGCCGTGTGTCCGCCGTTGACGTGGCCAATGACGTCGGGATCGACCTCCAGCACCACGTCGGCATCGATCAGCCCAGAGCCCGGGATCGACGGACCGCCGGTGTGAATGGTGGAATTGAAACCGTGCTTTCGGGCCCAGGCGACCATCTGGCGGCCGGTCGCCCCGTCCTTGACGCCGCCAAGCCCGACCTCCCCGAGGAGATGCACGCCGGCATCGGCCATTTCCTTGAAATCGGCCTCGACCATTCCGGGCTCGATCACCGGCGCGCCGGCCAGAACCTTGACCCCGCTCGGCCGGTAGCCGGTGAAGATGCGCTGGGCATAGATCGCCATCGCCTTCAGGCCGACGATATCGCGCGGCCGGCCGGGGGTGTGGACCTCGCCGGCCGAGATCATCGTCGTCACGCCGCCATGCAGGGACGAGTCGATCC
Coding sequences within it:
- a CDS encoding amino acid synthesis family protein, with the protein product MPDILMRKRILVVEEIFHEGGPPADRPLRRGAVLAVLHNPYAGRYVEDLMPFMDDLKPFGLEMARTLLAALGNDPAAIEGYGKGAIVGAGGELEHGALWHAPGGYAMRELLGAARAIVPSAKKVGGPSTRLDVPITHINASYVRSHFDSMEVGLCDGPRADEMVLVLVMTTGARIHARTGGLKASEIKGEDGLR
- a CDS encoding amidohydrolase family protein is translated as MAHDVQPAAGANEKLVIRNIGLLLSGDIRQPILDADTIVSVGGRITGIGKAVDLDLGEADSVIDANGTVVVPGLVDSHVHPVSGDWTPRQSQLNWIDSSLHGGVTTMISAGEVHTPGRPRDIVGLKAMAIYAQRIFTGYRPSGVKVLAGAPVIEPGMVEADFKEMADAGVHLLGEVGLGGVKDGATGRQMVAWARKHGFNSTIHTGGPSIPGSGLIDADVVLEVDPDVIGHVNGGHTALPDKEIRCICEGCKRGLELVHNGNERAALYTLRIASEMGELNRVMLGTDGPAGSGVQPLGIIRMISMLSSLGDVKAETAFCFATGNTARIRALDSGLIEVGRAADFVFMDKAQHSAGRDFLHSIELGDLPGIGMTVIDGIVRSSRSRNTPPAEKLPSVVAG
- a CDS encoding amino acid synthesis family protein; this translates as MKATIRKIVTITEEVATEMGRPVDPPTRRAAAIAVIANPFASTYAEDLTPLIEIGEELGALLTARAVAALGIDGSRVQSYGKAAAVGENGELEHAAAILHPKMGAPVRAALGGGAALVPSSKKRCGVGGTLDVPLGHKDAAYVRSHFDGMEIRIADAPRADEIMVAIVVTDSGRPLPRVGGLKHDEIKGEDGLR